One Paenibacillus sp. FSL H7-0737 DNA segment encodes these proteins:
- a CDS encoding HAD family hydrolase: MKEVQAILFDLDNTLMDRDHTFRSFSTQFVQDFLGHLEAEEAQKVVEDMIHRDADGYRDKDGFFVELSEVLPWETPVTAEHIRAYYDASYINHGATMKDAVDVLKYCKERGYILGLVTNGKVDIQNTKIDTLALREYFKAIVISGEVEIAKPDPKIYQLALDRLGVTADQTLFIGDHPVNDIWGAGKAGLQGIWLQRKHAWDEQLDIQPWKIIYELNELKSIL, encoded by the coding sequence ATGAAAGAAGTACAAGCTATATTATTTGATTTGGATAATACTTTAATGGATCGTGACCATACATTTCGCAGTTTTAGTACTCAGTTTGTTCAGGATTTTCTAGGACATTTGGAAGCTGAAGAAGCGCAGAAGGTAGTAGAAGATATGATTCACAGAGATGCTGATGGTTACCGTGATAAGGACGGATTCTTCGTAGAGCTAAGCGAGGTGCTGCCTTGGGAAACACCAGTTACGGCCGAACATATTCGTGCGTATTATGATGCAAGCTATATCAATCATGGTGCTACGATGAAGGATGCTGTGGACGTTCTAAAGTACTGCAAAGAGCGCGGTTATATACTTGGTCTGGTTACCAACGGCAAAGTAGATATCCAGAACACCAAAATTGATACCCTTGCCCTGCGAGAGTACTTCAAGGCTATTGTCATTTCTGGAGAAGTAGAAATCGCTAAGCCTGATCCTAAGATTTATCAACTTGCATTAGACAGATTGGGAGTTACTGCGGATCAGACATTGTTTATTGGAGATCACCCGGTGAATGATATCTGGGGTGCAGGGAAAGCAGGGCTACAAGGCATTTGGCTGCAAAGAAAACATGCCTGGGACGAGCAATTGGACATACAACCTTGGAAGATAATCTACGAGTTGAATGAGCTTAAGTCCATTTTGTAA
- a CDS encoding DUF3939 domain-containing protein: MFFKRAKKQSQSDHVTVTLNQVKQAIRQFEEDMPALINRTALILEDKRIDLSRLQRYLGGVPDQNFYMSRETYEVFEEQDKLVPYYLDMVQSAVDNYISDTGQLPLVEDAWLPEVHYRLLATESYLKETPPFPLYITEEEMMLTHRAEHFE; this comes from the coding sequence ATGTTTTTCAAACGCGCAAAAAAACAATCACAATCCGATCACGTCACCGTTACCTTAAATCAAGTCAAGCAGGCGATCAGACAGTTTGAAGAAGATATGCCTGCGCTAATTAATAGAACAGCCTTAATCCTTGAAGACAAAAGAATAGATTTGAGCCGACTACAACGATATTTAGGTGGAGTTCCAGACCAGAATTTCTATATGTCACGTGAGACGTATGAAGTTTTCGAGGAACAAGATAAGCTAGTTCCGTATTACCTTGATATGGTTCAGTCCGCTGTAGACAATTACATCAGTGATACAGGTCAGTTGCCACTTGTTGAAGATGCATGGTTACCTGAGGTCCATTATCGTTTGCTAGCCACAGAAAGTTATCTCAAAGAAACCCCTCCTTTCCCACTGTATATCACAGAAGAGGAAATGATGCTGACACATCGAGCGGAGCATTTTGAGTAA
- a CDS encoding DUF2087 domain-containing protein has product MQLEKIVNYHKALADPTRLRLLLLLSQGEMHGQALAEKLNLSQPTVTHHAAKLREVALIKERRDKNTVYFKLNPDFISSGAEASLQFIFSKGARNMEEKSPENSLKESVLRNFFSKDGRLRQIPAQYKKKLIALQYMVEKLEPGVVYSEKEINEFIKQFHEDFATIRREFIMHQFMYRENDKYELNPQEIWTRWEDVK; this is encoded by the coding sequence ATGCAGTTAGAAAAAATAGTGAACTATCATAAAGCTTTGGCTGACCCAACACGTCTTCGTTTATTGTTGCTTCTGTCACAAGGAGAAATGCACGGACAAGCGCTGGCTGAGAAATTGAATTTATCACAACCAACGGTAACTCATCATGCAGCGAAATTGCGTGAAGTAGCTCTAATAAAGGAACGACGTGACAAAAATACAGTTTATTTTAAGTTGAATCCAGATTTCATTAGTAGTGGCGCTGAGGCTTCACTTCAGTTTATTTTTTCGAAAGGAGCGAGAAATATGGAAGAGAAATCACCTGAAAATAGTCTAAAGGAGTCTGTGCTGCGTAACTTTTTTTCGAAGGATGGGCGGCTTCGGCAAATCCCGGCACAATATAAAAAGAAACTGATCGCACTTCAGTACATGGTTGAGAAGCTAGAGCCAGGGGTAGTTTATAGTGAGAAGGAAATTAACGAGTTTATTAAGCAGTTCCATGAAGATTTTGCTACCATTCGGCGTGAATTTATTATGCATCAGTTTATGTATCGTGAGAATGATAAATATGAACTTAATCCCCAAGAAATTTGGACACGGTGGGAAGATGTCAAATAA
- the rsgA gene encoding ribosome small subunit-dependent GTPase A, with translation MTNIQQYGWNENWSSKWDEKWEETEDKRLVPGRIVGDFGSKYRVMTDLGETWGELSGKLRHTFVASGDFPAIGDWVALSMQDGGEHAILHGILPRHSVISRKVAGNTQEEQIVASNVDTLFLVSALNDDFNVRRMERYLIMAWNSGANPVILLTKADLCLDAESKIAEMESAAPGVPVHAVSALQDNGREKLLPYIGSGQTVALTGSSGCGKSTMVNWLCGKNLQLTQDVREGDSRGRHTTTHRELFIMPDRGIIVDTPGMRELQLWEDEGGLDLAFSDISSLAAACRFSNCKHEREEGCAVLEAVHNGELEEKRLLNYRKTQRELQYQSTKEVKLKRKTTASSKVHSTRTRGYGWRKELDEY, from the coding sequence ATGACTAACATACAGCAATATGGTTGGAATGAAAATTGGAGTTCAAAATGGGATGAAAAGTGGGAGGAGACGGAGGATAAACGGCTTGTTCCCGGAAGAATTGTAGGCGATTTTGGCAGTAAGTATAGGGTGATGACTGATTTGGGAGAGACATGGGGGGAGCTATCAGGCAAGTTGAGACATACGTTTGTCGCTTCAGGTGATTTTCCAGCGATCGGCGACTGGGTGGCTCTTTCAATGCAGGATGGCGGCGAGCATGCGATTTTACATGGGATATTGCCTCGGCATAGTGTCATCTCACGCAAGGTAGCTGGTAACACACAAGAGGAGCAGATTGTTGCCTCGAATGTAGACACTTTATTTCTGGTCAGTGCTTTGAATGATGACTTTAATGTTCGGCGGATGGAGAGATACTTAATCATGGCTTGGAACAGCGGGGCCAATCCAGTCATTCTACTGACCAAAGCAGATCTTTGCCTAGATGCAGAGAGTAAAATTGCCGAAATGGAAAGCGCCGCTCCAGGTGTGCCTGTTCATGCGGTTAGTGCACTGCAAGATAATGGCCGTGAGAAGTTGCTGCCTTACATTGGGAGTGGACAGACAGTAGCTCTAACGGGCTCATCAGGCTGCGGCAAATCTACGATGGTCAACTGGTTATGTGGAAAGAATCTTCAGCTTACACAGGATGTAAGAGAAGGCGATAGCCGAGGACGCCATACTACTACCCACCGTGAACTGTTTATTATGCCGGACAGAGGAATCATAGTAGACACACCAGGGATGCGTGAGCTGCAGCTGTGGGAAGATGAGGGTGGATTAGATCTGGCGTTCAGTGATATTAGCAGCTTAGCTGCTGCATGTCGGTTTAGTAACTGTAAACATGAACGTGAGGAGGGCTGTGCGGTACTTGAAGCGGTTCATAACGGTGAGCTCGAAGAGAAGAGACTGCTGAACTACCGAAAGACACAGCGGGAACTGCAGTACCAAAGCACCAAAGAGGTGAAGCTCAAGAGAAAAACCACAGCTTCTTCTAAAGTTCATTCGACAAGGACTAGAGGGTACGGTTGGCGTAAAGAACTTGATGAGTATTAG